From a region of the Primulina eburnea isolate SZY01 chromosome 7, ASM2296580v1, whole genome shotgun sequence genome:
- the LOC140837159 gene encoding uncharacterized protein, with product MGVDYYNILKVSRDAGEEDIKKSYKRLAMKWHPDKNFVNTQEAEAKFKRISEAYDVLSDPEKRQIYDLHGEEGLKSRLYPPPKDCGGGGGRGFMFNPRDAEDIFQEFFGGLDGGTGKSSGGGGDAGGGGGGGRLVKAEAMESKLPCSLEELYKGSKRKMQISRIVLDDNGKPSTIEEVLTIHIKPGWKKGTKITFPEKGNHEPDHAPGDLIFVIDEKLHPIFKRDGNDLLVNKKISLLDALTGNTLNLTTLDGRDLAVPVSDIIKPGKEIVIQNEGMPISKEPGKNGNLRIKFDVKFPSRLSSDQKSDLRRVLGRTAE from the exons ATGGGCGTTGATTACTATAACATCCTGAAAGTTTCAAGAGACGCTGGTGAAGAGGACATCAAGAAATCTTACAAGAGATTGGCGATGAAATGGCATCCGGACAAGAATTTCGTGAACACCCAGGAAGCGGAGGCGAAGTTCAAGCGGATATCTGAGGCTTACGATGTGTTGAGTGATCCAGAGAAGAGGCAGATCTATGACTTGCACGGAGAAGAGGGATTGAAATCTAGGTTGTATCCGCCGCCGAAAGATTGCGGCGGTGGAGGAGGAAGGGGGTTTATGTTTAATCCTAGGGACGCGGAGGATATTTTTCAGGAGTTTTTTGGCGGATTGGATGGTGGGACAGGGAAGAGtagcggcggcggcggcgatgCTGGTGGTGGGGGAGGAGGAGGGAGGTTGGTGAAGGCGGAGGCGATGGAGAGCAAGTTGCCGTGTAGTTTGGAGGAGCTGTACAAGGGTTCGAAGAGGAAGATGCAGATTTCAAGAATTGTTCTTGATGATAATGG AAAGCCTAGCACAATTGAAGAAGTCTTGACTATTCATATTAAACCTGGTTGGAAGAAGGGTACAAAGATAACTTTTCCCGAGAAAGGGAACCACGAACCGGATCACGCCCCTGGAGACCTCATCTTTGTAATAGACGAAAAGCTGCATCCGATCTTTAAAAGGGATGGCAATGATCTACTTGTCAATAAGAAAATCTCCCTACTCGATGCTCTAACAGGCAACACTCTCAACTTAACAACCTTAGATGGACGAGATTTGGCTGTTCCAGTATCAGATATCATCAAACCAGGCAAAGAAATTGTGATACAAAATGAAGGAATGCCCATATCTAAAGAACCTGGTAAGAATGGAAATTTAAGGATCAAATTTGATGTCAAGTTCCCATCAAGGCTTAGTTCGGACCAAAAATCAGATCTAAGGAGGGTGCTAGGCAGGACTGCTGAATAA